One Mycolicibacterium doricum genomic window, ACTCGTCGAGGGAGACGGTAGCGAGCAGTTCGGCGACGCGCGGCTGGACGTTGCGGCGGCCCGACAGCCCGTAGGCGATGTTCTGGCCCACGGTCAGGTGCGGGAACAGCGCGCCGTCCTGCGCGACGTAGCCCACGTCGCGGCGATGCGCGGGGGTACTGCTGCCGGCTGCTGCCACCTGGCGTCCGGCGATGGAAACCGTTCCCGCGTCGGGGTTCTCGAAGCCGGCGACCAGACGCAGCAGCGTGGTCTTGCCGCAGCCGGAGGCGCCGACCACGGCGGTGATCGTGCCCGCGGTGACGCCGAGGTCGATGCCGTGCAGCACGGTGTGGCTGCCGAAGGCCTTGGTTAGCCCGGTGACGTCGAGCGCGTTGCCGGTGACCCCGCGGATCGTCATAGCGCGGCCGCCCTGCTGGACTGCTGGAACAGCACGACTGTCACCGGAACCGCGAGCACGACGAGCAGCAGCGCATACGGTGCGGCGCTGGCGTAGGACAGTTCGCTCGACAGCGACCAGAATCGCATCGCCAGGGTGTTGGTGCCAGTCGGTGCCAGCAGCAGGGTGGCGGTCAGCTCGGTGGCTACGGCGACGAATACCAGCGAGGCGCCTGCGGCGGCGGCAGGTGCGGTGAGCCGCAACGTGACTCGCAGCAAGGTGCGGGTGGGGGATACGCCGAGCGAGCGCGACGCCTCCTCCAGCGTCGGCGGCACTTGGGCCAACCCCGACCGCAGGTTGACCATCGCGCGGGGCATGAACATCAGCACGTAGGCCGCGAGCACCAGCGTGGCGGTCTGGTATAGGGGCGGTGCGAAGCGGATCGCCACGGTGACGAGCGCGAGCGCGGTCACGATGCCTGGCATCGAGCTGGTCACGAAGTTCGAGCCCTCGACGAAGCGGGCGAAGAAGCCGCGGTGCCGCACCGCGATCCAGGCGAAGGGGAAGGCCAGCACCGTCGTCAGCGCTGCGGCCGCGGCGGCCAGCGCCACAGTCTGCACGGTCGACGGCACGATCTCGTAGAGCGCCCACACGTCGCTGCCGCCGATCCACAGCCACCGCAGGATCGTCCACACCGGAACGCCGAGGGCCAGCACGGCCAGTGCGGCGAGGGCGGCCAGTGCTAAAAAGGTCATGGCGCCCAGTCGATGGGGCAGCGAGGTGCGCTGGGCGCCGGAACCGAGTCGGGCGTAGCGGGCGTTGCCGCGCACCCCGGCCTCGCCGACGAGCAAAACCAGGCACAGCAGCATCAGAACGCCTGCGAGCGTGCTGCCCGCCGCGCCGTCGAACGTGGCCTGGAACTGTTCGAAGATCGCGGTGGTGAACGTCGAGAAGCGCAGCATGGCGAACGCGCCGTACTCGGCCAGCAGGTGCACGCCGATGAGCAGTCCGCCGCCGAGGACCGCCAGGCGAAGCTGTGGCAGCACCACGCGCCGGAATACGGCCGCCGGGCTGGAACCGAGCGTGCGTGCGGATTCCTCGATCGCC contains:
- a CDS encoding ABC transporter permease is translated as MIDAVTPSEVPGRAAATRPGPVLTAGVVLLVVATFVPIGYVAWSVVSLGPTRVWELVARPRVLELFVNTVGLVVVTVPICIVLGIGAAWLVERSDIPGRAIWRPLFVAPLAVPAFINSYAWVSVVPALHGFWAGILVSSLSYFPFVYVPAAATLRRLDPAIEESARTLGSSPAAVFRRVVLPQLRLAVLGGGLLIGVHLLAEYGAFAMLRFSTFTTAIFEQFQATFDGAAGSTLAGVLMLLCLVLLVGEAGVRGNARYARLGSGAQRTSLPHRLGAMTFLALAALAALAVLALGVPVWTILRWLWIGGSDVWALYEIVPSTVQTVALAAAAAALTTVLAFPFAWIAVRHRGFFARFVEGSNFVTSSMPGIVTALALVTVAIRFAPPLYQTATLVLAAYVLMFMPRAMVNLRSGLAQVPPTLEEASRSLGVSPTRTLLRVTLRLTAPAAAAGASLVFVAVATELTATLLLAPTGTNTLAMRFWSLSSELSYASAAPYALLLVVLAVPVTVVLFQQSSRAAAL